One part of the Candida albicans SC5314 chromosome R, complete sequence genome encodes these proteins:
- the ULP2 gene encoding SUMO protease (SUMO deconjugation enzyme; removes the small ubiquitin-like modifier (SUMO) from proteins; Spider biofilm induced) encodes MIQSTNNPLISTQRIEINDEYEPENNSECSHKPTDSNIFRLFYNILKYLKVYILSTLFRRIEPSNRHLQSEENKEEDDEYINLSSEASSDIEIIAVNYKPTNDFHLINKTTRIQDNSILIDDTEETPFNIANNDSTTDLLRQLAKDRLKNRKTVTTQYGTDLTISKPIKYSSSRYQQWPVTQAETTTSTPEENFDHQPTLLDIEPITNKYQESILNYYVPTKPLSINSYSVIDNVISNFYIDKISSIYHKSHETLQQLITKERIDSQSKIKTLPSEQLNQVLKIWSTNSRQLIIENYSIEIYTHDLHTLKDSNWLNDNIIDYYFNLIMKANPNVFGWTTHFYTTLVQRGYQGVARWAKRKKINVFTMEKILTPINIGNMHWALAVIDNIKKTITYYDSLGGTHNSGNPQAVQTLAHYMTEEAKRLGVMGNEYKLIPHMEAPQQKNGSDCGVFTCTAARYISANKPLSYSQNDMKIIRRRMVYEILDNRLLD; translated from the coding sequence atttttcgaCTATTTTATAATATCTTGAAATACTTGAAGGTCTACATTTTATCGACTTTAtttagaagaattgaaCCATCCAATAGACATCTTCAACTGGAggaaaacaaagaagaagatgatgaatatatcaatttatcttCAGAAGCAAGTTCAGATATAGAGATAATTGCTGTTAATTATAAACCAACAAATGATTTCCATTTAATTAACAAAACTACTCGAATTCAAGATAATAGTATATTAATAGATGACACAGAAGAAACTCCATTTAATATTGCCAATAACGATTCAACAACTGACTTATTAAGACAATTAGCAAAAGATAGACTTAAAAACAGGAAAACTGTAACAACTCAATATGGCACGGATttgacaatttcaaaacctATCAAATACTCATCACTGCGATATCAGCAATGGCCAGTAACACAAGcggaaacaacaacatcaacaccagaagaaaattttgatcATCAACCAACATTATTGGATATTGAACCTATTacaaataaatatcaagaatcaatattaaattattatgtGCCGACAAAaccattatcaataaattcataTTCCGTTATCGACAATGTAATATCgaatttttatattgataaaatttcatcaatttatcataaAAGTCATGAAAcattacaacaattaatcactaaagaaagaattgattctcaaagtaaaattaaaacattaCCTTCAgaacaattaaatcaagttttaaaaatttggtCAACCAATTCTCGTCAATTaatcattgaaaattatcTGATTGAAATATATACTCATGATTTACATACTTTAAAAGATTCCAATTGgttaaatgataatatcattgattattatttcaatttaatcatGAAAGCGAATCCTAATGTATTTGGTTGGACTACTCATTTTTATACTACGTTAGTCCAACGAGGATATCAAGGAGTTGCAAGATGGGCTAAACGgaaaaaaatcaatgtTTTCACCatggaaaaaattttaaccCCAATAAATATAGGGAATATGCATTGGGCATTAGCTGTTATCGACAATATAAAGAAAACTATCACTTATTACGATTCTTTGGGTGGGACACATAATTCAGGAAATCCACAAGCTGTACAAACTTTGGCACATTATATGACAGAAGAAGCTAAAAGATTGGGTGTGATGGGaaatgaatataaattgattcCTCATATGGAAGCTCCACAACAGAAAAATGGCTCAGATTGTGGTGTTTTCACTTGTACTGCTGCTAGATACATTTCTGCCAATAAACCTTTATCGTATAGTCAAAATGATATGAAAATAATTCGTAGAAGAATGGTCTATGAAATTTTAGATAATCGTTTACTAGATTAA